In Thermorudis peleae, a genomic segment contains:
- a CDS encoding UvrD-helicase domain-containing protein, with the protein MCEHYRIAMTESFGRSLSALAGKNQELIWRRLPELRANPHPDGSQHKLRLEQFDDVYRWRVGKYRVFYRIGSDCLVTLLGIEHRKEAYRQDALPLEQGLTVLLEPDEDDLSTPAQPETDATDGAVPPSQPSRPLPRLLTEQELKRIGVPPQFHQRLLACTTEDELLQIAEQLPDEQLTNLVLDLACGRDLDDLLDDPAYVIDETASVQDLLSGRARIELALDSSQREVLRTIAEQDGPFIITGAAGTGKTLVAVRALEEIARRLQAEGVTDFRFLFVTYTRTLTEFVRTLTHSALSLSVHRVTTVHTLDKLVHELCPDIPRDAIVRTHQAQKLVLEQARKNAFERLLSPDAQRDRRLAASIKGITADYLFREITEVIIGRGLTSLDAYLEADRSGRRRPLNRTQREAIWALYEALTDILRAEGLFLREELRQLALDQVQNDPEIPRYHAVVVDEVQDLTPVAVRLLHALCRDPRYLVLAGDEHQTIHLRTFSWRSIEQAISPCDGTVKRLALQVNHRCPPEIAAAVRAYRLALPNGGGRTAPPSDRKRAGRARPTVLALARWERWQQVLPDELLRLRQAHRLPWDHCAVLAPRNDDVREVELALRSQHIPTEIVEHGKPLSPAATVKVLTWHNAKGLEFPAVFVLFPDWEPPPASFTDPPAEEAEESIHAWRQAAAVALGRASRHLTVLRPASGSSALLAGLDGDPWEIQFIEAGDESEPDTTWDELPF; encoded by the coding sequence ATGTGTGAGCACTACCGCATCGCGATGACTGAATCGTTCGGGCGTTCGCTCTCGGCACTCGCGGGCAAGAACCAGGAACTCATCTGGAGACGACTTCCCGAACTCCGGGCTAATCCCCATCCCGACGGGTCGCAGCACAAACTGCGTCTGGAGCAGTTCGATGATGTCTATCGCTGGCGCGTCGGGAAGTATCGCGTGTTCTACCGGATCGGGTCGGATTGCCTGGTCACCCTGCTCGGCATCGAGCATCGAAAAGAGGCCTACCGGCAGGATGCGTTGCCGCTCGAGCAGGGACTGACCGTGCTGCTTGAGCCAGACGAGGACGATCTCTCCACCCCTGCACAGCCAGAAACAGACGCAACCGATGGCGCGGTTCCCCCGAGCCAGCCGTCACGGCCGTTGCCGCGGCTGCTGACGGAGCAGGAGCTGAAACGGATCGGGGTGCCACCACAGTTTCACCAACGCCTGCTCGCGTGCACCACCGAAGACGAACTCCTCCAGATCGCCGAGCAACTGCCGGACGAGCAGCTCACAAACCTTGTGCTCGATCTGGCCTGCGGTCGTGATCTCGACGATCTGCTCGACGATCCGGCCTATGTCATCGACGAAACGGCCTCGGTGCAGGATCTCCTGTCCGGGCGGGCGCGGATCGAGCTCGCACTCGATTCGTCGCAGCGCGAGGTTCTGCGCACGATCGCTGAACAAGACGGGCCATTCATCATCACCGGCGCCGCTGGGACGGGGAAAACGCTTGTCGCGGTGCGCGCGCTCGAGGAGATCGCACGCCGGCTGCAGGCGGAAGGTGTCACGGATTTCCGCTTCCTCTTCGTGACCTATACGCGAACGCTCACTGAATTTGTTCGCACTTTGACTCATTCTGCGCTTTCGCTAAGCGTGCATCGCGTGACGACAGTCCACACGCTCGACAAGCTCGTACATGAGCTATGCCCCGACATTCCCCGTGACGCGATCGTGCGAACGCATCAGGCACAGAAACTGGTGCTTGAACAGGCGCGGAAAAACGCGTTCGAGCGACTGCTCAGCCCCGACGCCCAGCGCGATCGTCGACTGGCCGCGAGCATCAAGGGCATCACCGCCGACTATCTCTTTCGGGAGATCACGGAAGTCATCATCGGACGCGGCTTGACAAGCCTGGATGCCTATCTCGAGGCTGATCGGTCCGGTCGCCGGCGGCCGCTGAACCGAACACAACGTGAGGCGATCTGGGCCCTCTACGAAGCGTTGACGGATATCCTCCGAGCCGAAGGGTTGTTCCTGCGCGAGGAACTGCGCCAGCTCGCACTCGACCAGGTCCAGAACGACCCGGAGATCCCACGCTACCATGCCGTGGTCGTGGACGAGGTTCAGGACCTCACGCCAGTTGCTGTCCGCCTCCTTCATGCACTATGTCGAGATCCGCGCTACCTTGTGCTCGCTGGCGACGAGCACCAGACAATTCACCTCCGCACGTTCAGCTGGCGATCGATCGAGCAGGCGATTTCACCCTGTGACGGGACGGTGAAGCGCCTGGCGCTGCAGGTGAACCACCGTTGCCCGCCGGAGATTGCCGCAGCGGTGCGAGCGTATCGCCTCGCGCTGCCGAATGGGGGCGGGCGCACTGCGCCGCCGAGCGATCGGAAACGCGCTGGACGGGCGCGACCCACCGTGCTGGCGCTCGCACGATGGGAGCGGTGGCAGCAGGTCCTGCCGGACGAACTCCTCCGCCTGCGCCAAGCGCACCGTCTTCCCTGGGATCACTGCGCGGTCCTTGCACCACGCAACGACGACGTGAGGGAGGTCGAACTGGCCCTTCGCTCCCAGCACATCCCGACCGAGATTGTCGAGCATGGCAAGCCCCTGTCGCCCGCTGCGACCGTCAAGGTGCTCACCTGGCACAACGCCAAGGGGCTCGAGTTTCCAGCCGTTTTCGTCCTCTTCCCAGACTGGGAGCCACCGCCGGCCAGCTTCACTGATCCGCCTGCTGAAGAGGCGGAGGAGTCGATCCACGCATGGCGCCAGGCAGCAGCGGTCGCGCTCGGGCGTGCTTCGCGCCATCTGACCGTGCTCCGTCCAGCGAGTGGGAGCAGTGCATTGCTGGCTGGTCTTGACGGCGATCCGTGGGAGATACAGTTCATCGAAGCCGGTGACGAGTCCGAACCTGACACGACGTGGGACGAGCTCCCATTCTAG
- a CDS encoding DEAD/DEAH box helicase: MIAAARAARWERIDVTDRASVPRLQQHAQRATLVVASYVLNEVRDSGAEELFTQVIAATQPGTVTLVLEAGSKDPAQGLMRWRRQLLARYPRFRSLGPCGQEFGMQLPVCCDRCWPGRREGLHQPALYRKFVDAAKHSWQGASSRFDELENQLLSWCYVMLEHTATPAQAASVQPIRPPRAGEQRSFLTRSLGYVRHHRPISETPLELFEERSGRAVVSAIKLCPATLGCQQALLRRDPGRALPQLRFGEPIRVTATIVEATIRGEVILSVTEQGHGVEHCEPAHDERAERHIAQVSAEPVWLPPFTPTMHDALDDLAYWLFGFPALRPFQHVMLERVLTGRSTLGIAATGSGKSECFIMPALLLPGFTVVVSPLKSLMQDQFEQRIQGRYGFDGVTAYLNGDIPLSQRDWILQCLAQGSVKLLYVTPEQLERDWVINALKMANERVPGGFRYLAVDEAHCISQWGHDFRPAYLNILRRLAAHHLRPTVIALTATASPQVRDDLAQELQLNPESIEHGGDVLFDTANRPELNLVVRLVSDATARAEDMLAQLRRLRQSDPHGAAIVFQPWTSPTSNPDKPEPVSPYVTNFAAWLEQALGEPVAIYHGKMEEDPRNGQPDDAAEHANHPVTLGNFYGRTRQEEQRRFLDGQRAIMVATKGFGMGVDKPNIRLVLHRTPPSTIEAYWQEAGRAGRDGKLATVIVYFALEHAQSPAQPTTATPASQRDDTGLSDVDIQERFIEQRYVQRSAVEAMVAFLQTRPTTRVGTCYFTADEVLEYFQTLNPFPLPDPPPRSSTGNRTQEQELILNRGHTYDFRCSYIDRILQALQSYRIRDGAREVAFLDAVHECSGLLDKVVLPAGIDALFTSTYYFGDLLRQMEQHRPGFRQQFAALLSQKPVDLTKLADLLEMPMHETLGLLYDIRSAEGQKEPDPKTGQPRWRGRLLDFWSSVPCRGLAASCAGPSGRPSLQAWRAYAGAIRRADRKTARERMKERMRKAGQARAEIPWGQYPTLDDWFSWRELPRRRGWEVRLGNAFADPSHLPRYIDEFVALMERRRNYDEEAYHRFLTEYIGVEQRGNHWVKREGPLPCLRSVILGYLKTGETVIGENCFSCSRCVPNLNFVTDLEARQRVVQRLAADLAALLAELEQRRTEWPSIQQLTELAALVNREVAAGRRIGGYLLGWTDRLLSDTPDHRTATAIRLFAAGRGWIQLPPDEVMRLAETCAKEATAADQAIFDALLLEATTASLPTVPLLHRMRADWLVRTGRWPAAADELHALLQSPAVSFSAIDRCDLTWRLVLWLDRLHRDRTMLRWLRWLAWHEPRQDNQEAALEQLIAHFLARGQQGRARVCARRQARLARDRGIARHWYQRAGIVDWPATRVVRELGWIRRHASASWQWRAPMLLQLWLTAHPQQLPHFADTLSQAPWLPHLTLTEWRTLRQQFGPLDQWANLPLAPQYAAVLAAHCTQLSAAERHDLIWWLSTSTNQPRELVDRLVADSATLLTTDKRTYELLVDALRGSLQAILELVRRCQNTGTTLRWLPALLTPEVAAQAQERGLLAQLVALALKSAQDTADVPSILAAIAPWLANETIALTVLKHLARAEMIDKLDPKQAALLGRAFIQHHSTDQPWTANTVELAVRLARQVAVTDPDAAVDLLTGVTIVVGRQLRDLQSTTALSAWRTALTTPPMPQHLLNALWLRIVTSDALPGADASYLASCVAFVAGHDRAALLALAHALEGWLSLPDPSLRLHLLALLSDALQQLVARTADTELLTSLSAQFVEAACRCPVPFTHNVALALQWWRTYGKPFIAFVPPATLATLAIEEVGTPMLTAFLDVWQEVMPAPDDAWTAAFQAACAERIFRGDELFLVGALLTLRNRPWMPAAWCDDLLRRWLAQTAWGSVPFFVWPPPWRAMLLAWFTKHPSVTASAIVRKNRDALSFITPRLLLQKPPETVRIALALYELLQNDRQTEHSIQEIIQQVKLVDAELTAVMLSKPLCAWIQRIIAYPLSPTLITEATITVLRILAGHPSILKLVPTLAGKAPKLTRQAICTLAEHDPPDCPFLMQSAHLIRTLDTWLNGTARLARVGDSTERATACTTLAQLLTPVCSQDEATVLAEHICRYFNIVKSATPGLSAQAAALVALVNKLYYRTGRRVDNPKD; this comes from the coding sequence GTGATTGCTGCCGCACGTGCCGCCCGCTGGGAGCGGATCGACGTCACCGACCGAGCCAGTGTGCCGCGCCTCCAGCAGCATGCCCAGAGGGCGACGCTCGTTGTTGCCAGCTATGTCCTCAACGAGGTCCGTGACAGCGGCGCAGAAGAGCTGTTTACCCAGGTGATCGCCGCGACACAGCCCGGAACCGTGACGCTGGTGCTCGAAGCTGGCAGCAAAGACCCCGCCCAGGGATTGATGCGCTGGCGGAGGCAGCTGCTTGCCCGGTATCCGCGCTTCCGTTCGCTCGGGCCCTGTGGCCAAGAATTTGGCATGCAGTTACCGGTCTGCTGTGATCGTTGCTGGCCGGGCCGGCGGGAAGGGCTCCACCAGCCGGCACTCTATCGGAAATTTGTCGATGCGGCTAAGCACAGCTGGCAAGGTGCGTCCAGCCGGTTCGATGAGCTGGAGAATCAGCTGCTATCGTGGTGCTACGTCATGCTCGAGCACACTGCCACGCCCGCCCAGGCCGCATCGGTGCAACCGATCAGGCCACCGCGGGCAGGAGAGCAGCGCTCGTTCCTCACCCGCTCGCTTGGCTATGTCCGCCACCACCGGCCCATTTCTGAGACGCCGCTTGAGCTCTTCGAGGAGCGATCGGGCAGGGCAGTGGTAAGCGCCATCAAGCTCTGCCCAGCCACACTCGGCTGCCAACAGGCCCTGCTGCGCCGTGACCCCGGCCGCGCCCTCCCCCAACTGCGCTTCGGCGAGCCAATCCGGGTGACTGCAACCATCGTGGAAGCAACGATACGAGGAGAGGTTATCCTCAGTGTGACCGAGCAGGGACACGGCGTTGAACACTGTGAGCCCGCGCATGACGAGCGAGCGGAACGTCATATCGCGCAGGTCTCGGCCGAGCCGGTGTGGCTACCACCCTTTACCCCGACGATGCACGATGCTCTTGACGATCTGGCATATTGGCTGTTTGGTTTCCCTGCGCTCCGCCCGTTCCAGCATGTCATGCTCGAGCGGGTGCTCACCGGACGCTCGACGCTCGGGATTGCCGCGACTGGCTCCGGGAAGAGCGAGTGCTTCATCATGCCGGCCTTGCTCCTGCCGGGCTTCACCGTCGTGGTCTCGCCGCTGAAATCCCTCATGCAGGACCAGTTCGAACAACGCATTCAGGGGCGCTACGGCTTCGATGGAGTCACAGCCTACCTGAACGGCGATATTCCCTTGAGCCAGCGCGACTGGATCCTCCAATGCCTGGCTCAGGGTTCGGTGAAGCTTCTCTACGTCACGCCAGAACAACTCGAACGCGATTGGGTGATCAATGCCTTGAAAATGGCGAACGAGCGGGTACCCGGAGGCTTTCGCTATCTTGCCGTCGACGAAGCGCACTGCATTAGCCAGTGGGGGCACGACTTTCGACCAGCCTATCTCAACATCCTCCGCCGCCTTGCCGCGCATCACCTGCGTCCGACTGTCATCGCCTTAACGGCGACGGCAAGCCCACAGGTGCGCGATGACCTGGCCCAGGAGTTACAGCTCAACCCTGAGTCGATTGAGCATGGCGGTGATGTGCTCTTTGACACCGCGAATCGTCCTGAACTCAACCTTGTCGTACGCCTGGTTTCTGACGCCACGGCACGGGCCGAGGATATGCTTGCCCAGTTGCGCAGGTTGCGTCAGAGCGACCCGCATGGTGCGGCTATCGTCTTCCAGCCCTGGACGAGTCCCACCTCCAACCCGGACAAGCCTGAACCTGTCAGCCCGTACGTCACCAACTTTGCTGCCTGGCTCGAGCAGGCGCTTGGCGAGCCGGTCGCCATCTACCACGGCAAGATGGAGGAGGATCCTCGCAACGGCCAGCCGGACGATGCCGCGGAGCATGCCAACCATCCTGTCACCCTGGGTAACTTCTATGGTCGCACGCGGCAAGAGGAACAGCGCCGCTTTCTTGACGGTCAGCGGGCTATCATGGTCGCGACCAAAGGCTTTGGCATGGGCGTCGATAAGCCGAACATCCGCCTGGTTCTGCACCGCACACCCCCGTCGACGATTGAAGCCTACTGGCAAGAAGCCGGCCGGGCTGGTCGCGACGGCAAGCTCGCCACGGTCATCGTCTATTTCGCGCTGGAGCATGCTCAGTCGCCGGCACAACCCACGACCGCCACGCCAGCGTCCCAGCGTGATGATACGGGGCTGTCGGATGTCGATATTCAAGAGCGTTTCATTGAGCAGCGATACGTGCAGCGGTCGGCCGTCGAGGCAATGGTTGCGTTCCTGCAGACACGGCCAACGACCAGAGTCGGTACCTGCTATTTCACGGCCGATGAAGTGCTGGAGTACTTTCAAACACTGAATCCCTTCCCCTTGCCAGATCCACCCCCACGCTCCAGCACAGGGAACAGAACACAGGAGCAAGAGCTTATTCTAAACCGCGGTCACACGTACGACTTCCGCTGCAGCTATATTGACCGCATTCTGCAGGCACTTCAGTCGTATCGCATCCGCGATGGCGCACGGGAGGTTGCGTTCCTCGACGCGGTTCATGAATGCAGCGGCCTGTTGGACAAAGTGGTGCTCCCCGCAGGAATCGACGCCCTCTTTACCTCGACCTATTACTTCGGTGATCTATTGCGGCAGATGGAGCAGCACCGTCCCGGCTTCCGCCAGCAGTTTGCAGCACTGCTTTCCCAGAAACCGGTCGACCTTACCAAACTCGCCGACCTGTTGGAGATGCCGATGCACGAGACGCTCGGCCTGCTGTACGATATCCGATCGGCCGAAGGACAAAAGGAACCTGACCCGAAGACTGGGCAGCCACGGTGGCGGGGAAGGCTGCTGGACTTTTGGTCATCCGTGCCGTGCCGTGGTCTTGCAGCCTCGTGCGCAGGGCCATCTGGCAGGCCCTCACTACAAGCATGGCGTGCCTATGCCGGCGCGATCCGGAGGGCAGATCGCAAAACGGCTAGAGAGCGGATGAAGGAGCGCATGCGTAAGGCGGGGCAGGCACGCGCGGAGATACCGTGGGGCCAGTACCCTACCCTGGACGACTGGTTCAGCTGGCGCGAGTTACCACGGCGACGCGGTTGGGAAGTGCGGCTCGGCAACGCTTTTGCTGATCCATCCCACCTTCCGCGTTATATCGACGAGTTCGTGGCGCTCATGGAGCGACGGCGAAACTATGACGAGGAAGCCTATCATCGCTTTCTGACCGAGTATATCGGCGTTGAGCAGCGCGGAAACCACTGGGTAAAGCGCGAGGGGCCGCTGCCCTGCCTGCGCTCGGTCATTCTCGGGTATCTGAAGACCGGTGAGACAGTTATTGGAGAAAACTGCTTCAGCTGCAGCCGCTGTGTGCCGAACCTGAACTTCGTCACCGACCTGGAAGCACGCCAGCGCGTCGTCCAACGCCTGGCGGCTGACCTCGCTGCCCTGCTCGCTGAGCTTGAACAGCGCCGCACTGAATGGCCAAGCATCCAGCAACTGACCGAGCTTGCGGCGTTGGTCAACCGGGAAGTGGCAGCTGGACGGCGGATTGGCGGCTATCTCTTAGGCTGGACCGATCGGCTGCTAAGTGATACGCCAGATCACCGCACCGCAACTGCCATCCGCCTGTTCGCGGCCGGCCGGGGATGGATCCAGTTGCCGCCAGATGAAGTTATGCGCCTCGCGGAGACTTGCGCCAAAGAAGCAACTGCTGCCGATCAGGCCATCTTCGATGCGCTGCTTCTTGAAGCGACCACGGCCTCGCTGCCGACTGTCCCACTCCTGCACCGCATGCGTGCCGACTGGCTGGTTCGCACAGGCCGGTGGCCTGCCGCAGCCGATGAGTTGCACGCGTTGCTCCAATCACCAGCGGTCAGCTTCTCTGCGATCGATCGCTGTGACCTGACCTGGCGCCTCGTCTTATGGCTTGATCGACTGCATCGCGACCGCACGATGCTCCGCTGGTTACGCTGGCTCGCGTGGCATGAACCACGGCAGGACAACCAGGAGGCCGCGCTCGAGCAGCTCATCGCGCACTTTCTCGCACGCGGCCAGCAAGGCCGGGCCAGAGTCTGCGCTCGCCGTCAGGCCCGGCTGGCGCGTGATCGGGGCATAGCACGGCACTGGTACCAGCGAGCTGGTATAGTCGACTGGCCAGCGACTCGGGTGGTACGGGAATTAGGCTGGATCCGGCGTCACGCTAGCGCATCGTGGCAGTGGCGTGCCCCGATGCTCCTCCAGCTCTGGCTCACCGCTCACCCGCAGCAGCTGCCACACTTCGCCGATACGCTGAGCCAGGCGCCCTGGCTTCCCCACCTCACCCTCACCGAATGGCGGACGTTGCGCCAGCAATTCGGTCCATTGGACCAGTGGGCAAATCTCCCCCTGGCGCCCCAGTACGCAGCGGTCCTGGCTGCCCACTGCACGCAATTGTCGGCTGCTGAGCGACATGATCTCATTTGGTGGCTCAGTACCTCCACCAACCAACCACGCGAGCTGGTTGACCGGCTCGTCGCAGATAGTGCCACCCTGCTGACGACTGACAAGCGAACGTACGAGCTCCTCGTTGATGCCTTGCGGGGATCACTCCAGGCCATTCTGGAGCTTGTCCGCCGTTGCCAGAACACCGGCACGACACTGCGCTGGTTGCCAGCGCTGCTGACGCCTGAGGTGGCAGCGCAGGCACAGGAACGCGGCCTGCTCGCACAGCTGGTGGCGCTTGCACTCAAGAGCGCGCAGGATACGGCAGACGTGCCGTCTATTCTTGCCGCCATCGCTCCCTGGCTTGCGAACGAGACGATCGCACTCACCGTGCTGAAGCACCTCGCACGGGCAGAGATGATCGACAAGCTGGATCCGAAACAGGCTGCGTTGCTTGGGCGGGCCTTCATCCAGCACCACAGCACCGATCAACCCTGGACGGCGAACACTGTCGAACTCGCCGTCCGGTTGGCCCGACAAGTAGCAGTCACCGACCCCGACGCTGCGGTCGACCTGCTCACTGGCGTCACGATCGTTGTTGGTCGCCAACTGCGTGACCTACAGAGCACAACTGCCCTGTCAGCATGGCGCACTGCGCTCACGACACCGCCGATGCCGCAGCACCTGCTCAACGCGCTGTGGCTCCGCATCGTCACAAGCGATGCCCTCCCCGGCGCTGACGCGAGTTACCTTGCCAGCTGTGTCGCGTTCGTTGCCGGGCATGACCGGGCTGCGCTCCTGGCGCTCGCTCACGCGCTCGAGGGATGGCTCTCCCTGCCCGATCCATCGCTTCGTCTGCACCTTCTCGCGTTGCTGAGTGATGCGTTACAGCAACTTGTCGCGCGCACGGCTGACACGGAACTGCTTACATCGCTGTCTGCCCAGTTCGTCGAAGCTGCCTGCCGCTGCCCCGTTCCGTTCACGCACAACGTAGCGCTAGCGCTCCAGTGGTGGCGGACATATGGCAAGCCATTCATTGCGTTCGTCCCACCGGCAACGCTGGCGACGTTGGCCATCGAGGAAGTCGGAACGCCGATGCTGACGGCATTCCTGGATGTTTGGCAAGAGGTCATGCCCGCGCCTGACGATGCCTGGACTGCAGCGTTCCAGGCGGCATGCGCCGAACGCATCTTCCGCGGCGACGAGCTTTTCCTTGTTGGGGCTCTCCTCACGCTCCGCAACCGTCCATGGATGCCGGCAGCGTGGTGCGACGATCTCCTGAGGCGATGGCTTGCGCAGACCGCATGGGGAAGTGTGCCCTTCTTTGTCTGGCCGCCTCCCTGGCGTGCCATGCTCCTCGCCTGGTTCACGAAGCACCCCAGCGTGACGGCTTCTGCCATCGTGAGGAAGAACCGCGATGCCCTCTCGTTTATCACGCCACGCCTTCTGCTGCAGAAGCCTCCCGAGACGGTGCGCATTGCTTTGGCATTGTACGAGTTACTCCAAAACGACCGGCAGACTGAGCACTCAATTCAGGAGATTATCCAGCAGGTCAAGCTGGTCGACGCTGAACTCACTGCAGTCATGCTCAGCAAGCCACTCTGCGCCTGGATACAACGCATCATCGCGTATCCGCTCAGTCCCACGCTCATCACCGAAGCAACCATAACCGTGCTGCGGATTCTTGCCGGCCATCCTTCGATTCTGAAGCTTGTCCCCACGCTGGCAGGAAAAGCGCCGAAGCTAACACGGCAAGCGATCTGCACGCTCGCTGAACATGATCCGCCCGATTGTCCATTTCTGATGCAGAGTGCGCACCTGATCCGCACCCTCGACACATGGTTGAACGGGACGGCACGCTTGGCCCGTGTGGGTGACAGCACCGAGCGCGCAACGGCCTGCACGACTCTCGCCCAACTGCTGACTCCGGTGTGCTCGCAGGATGAGGCAACCGTGCTTGCCGAGCACATTTGCCGGTACTTCAACATCGTCAAAAGTGCCACACCGGGTCTGTCTGCGCAGGCAGCGGCACTGGTTGCCCTTGTTAACAAGCTTTACTACCGAACAGGCCGAAGAGTAGATAATCCGAAAGACTGA
- a CDS encoding ABC transporter substrate-binding protein — translation MAGDTTLQHAHGTPAVSGLTRRRFLLHGVWAGAALLTACAQGGSSPTTSPRATHETSGGASATAHPTSPATPSTPTASPTGVPALVTQPGSKVSVVYWDAFGGDRGKVVQEIVHRFNTSQSDVEVVYQYQGNYDETGQKLIQALAAKQTPDLVLLADNWWFRFYLTGALQPLNDFFAQAAIDTRDYVAPLLNEGTRQGRIYWVPFARSTPLFYYNRAAWQEAGLPDRGPRTWEEFRAWAPKLVKQSGATTSRFAFGHPAGAGTTAGNLSSTMSWNFQSIVWQWGGRYSDESLQIHIHEPPAVEAGRVYLLDGIQAGWAVASGNVDGDFITGRVAALVASTAQLAGYEKNANFPVGTAFLPEGPVGFGCCTGGAGLAILKDRPREVQQAAFRYVAFATSPEMTTFWSQSTGYMPVRTSAIEGAAMQQFYPQHPNFKTAVTQLPQARPPDPAREWIPNGFDLIGRGLEQVLTQREDPQAVFSAVAKQLEEAAKPVREQLKRIEG, via the coding sequence ATGGCTGGGGATACTACGCTGCAGCACGCGCATGGCACGCCGGCTGTCTCCGGGCTGACGCGCCGGCGGTTCCTGCTGCACGGCGTGTGGGCGGGTGCGGCGTTGCTGACCGCCTGTGCACAAGGAGGCAGCAGCCCAACAACCAGCCCGAGGGCGACGCACGAGACCAGCGGGGGAGCATCGGCAACAGCTCATCCGACGAGTCCAGCCACGCCGTCGACACCTACCGCGAGCCCGACGGGCGTTCCGGCCCTCGTGACGCAGCCCGGTTCGAAGGTCAGCGTCGTCTACTGGGACGCCTTCGGCGGTGACCGCGGCAAAGTCGTGCAGGAGATCGTGCACCGCTTCAACACATCCCAATCAGACGTTGAGGTCGTCTACCAATACCAGGGGAACTACGACGAGACGGGGCAGAAGCTGATTCAGGCGCTTGCGGCCAAGCAGACGCCTGACCTGGTGCTGCTGGCTGATAACTGGTGGTTTCGGTTCTATCTGACGGGGGCACTCCAGCCGCTGAACGACTTCTTTGCGCAGGCTGCGATCGATACTCGCGACTACGTGGCGCCGCTGCTCAACGAAGGGACGCGCCAGGGCCGGATCTACTGGGTGCCGTTTGCGCGCTCGACACCGCTGTTCTACTACAACAGGGCGGCCTGGCAGGAGGCGGGGTTGCCGGATCGCGGGCCGCGGACGTGGGAGGAGTTCCGAGCGTGGGCGCCAAAGCTGGTGAAGCAGAGCGGTGCAACGACGAGCCGCTTCGCTTTCGGTCATCCCGCCGGGGCTGGAACCACGGCCGGGAACCTCAGCTCAACGATGTCGTGGAATTTCCAGTCGATCGTGTGGCAATGGGGCGGGCGGTATTCGGACGAGTCATTGCAGATCCATATTCACGAGCCACCGGCTGTTGAAGCAGGCCGGGTCTACCTGCTCGACGGCATCCAGGCAGGGTGGGCAGTCGCGTCGGGGAATGTCGACGGGGACTTTATCACCGGGCGCGTGGCAGCACTGGTCGCTTCAACCGCTCAATTGGCTGGCTACGAGAAGAACGCGAATTTTCCGGTAGGCACGGCGTTCTTGCCAGAAGGGCCGGTCGGCTTTGGTTGCTGCACGGGTGGCGCGGGGTTGGCCATCCTCAAGGACAGGCCCCGGGAGGTGCAGCAGGCGGCCTTCCGCTACGTGGCGTTTGCGACCTCGCCGGAGATGACGACGTTCTGGTCGCAGAGCACGGGGTACATGCCCGTGCGGACGTCGGCAATCGAAGGGGCGGCGATGCAGCAGTTCTATCCGCAACACCCGAACTTCAAGACGGCGGTGACGCAGCTGCCCCAAGCGCGCCCGCCTGATCCTGCTCGCGAGTGGATTCCCAACGGCTTTGACCTCATCGGCCGGGGGCTCGAGCAGGTGCTGACACAACGGGAGGATCCCCAAGCAGTGTTTAGTGCGGTAGCCAAGCAACTCGAAGAAGCGGCGAAGCCCGTGCGCGAGCAGTTGAAGCGTATCGAGGGATAA